Genomic segment of Mercurialis annua linkage group LG6, ddMerAnnu1.2, whole genome shotgun sequence:
GCTTCCTGTTTTTGACGTGCAGCGCCACCATGATCACCTGAAAATCAATGTTGGCATTTATAGTGACAAGTTTCGTGTTAGTGTGTTTCAAGAATCTCCGAACTGTGGATGTGGATTTCGGTGTAGTGATGATGATCATGATTCGATTTAAATGAAGATTGAGCTTAATCTTCATTGATCattcattaaaataattgaatggTAGCACTAGTGATAATTATTGAacattgaattattatttaatgacATTACAATTATAAGATGTATGTATTATTAGCTAGATTTgtatgacaaaataaaaaaaacattttgatGAGTTTAACTTGCTTCAAAATTGAAATCATGACTCTTCTTTCTCCACATCAAATTGTTTTTCTATTATGACAGTTTATATCATGTAATGGTCGTGCCACATCATTTTCaaaataagataattttttttattatttatttattattaaataattccAACATGACAAAGGCCTCATGGTTTGTTGGACGAATAACAAGATACAAACATtatgttgtataattattttttcattatctAACGCTTTTTATGCTTCACTAAATTAAAATCAAGGCATAATTAACTAAAagactttaaaaatataatcataGGTAGGGAGGAAAATAAGAGGGCCGTCTCCCGGCCATTAGCCGCTTATCGTCTTTATTAGAGGTCTGGATAAATTGAACTAATTGCAAGTTTTTCAAGATTGATTCAGAAAATTTAATCGGATTCGAgtatcaaataaaaacatatctAAACAAGTATAAATAAGTCTTTTTGCACATacgataataatttatattctattatattgatttatatacatttaaatttaaatatattatattaatgagCTGACTTTTTATAATTCGTCAAATTGGTATCATTTTCATTGATTATTAGACTCGAACTTATTCAAAACAAGTTCAAATAGTTTAGATGTTATTCGAGTTTGAATTCGATTCTGAAATTTAAACTCCTTTTCAAGCTCGAATTTTTGCAAGacatttaaattgaataaatctTCTCATTTCATCTCAATTTATTCAAGGCCTAATTGTATAAAGAAATCTAATTTTTTGAGTGTGTTTGCAATTtcaactaaatttttataacagtGTCCCAATAGTTATTTCATTGCAATTTTAGTCCATTTtttctaatcaatttaattgttctATATTCCAGttaaatttatatactaattccGGAATTAGCAaaatccatttttcaaaattttgaaatttaacttctagtaaaaaaatcaaaaaaacattaaaatttaattctaaatttgttaaagtttgatggttgaagttaaaaaaaattaagttaaaattgctaaaaacaagCAAACAATGCAAATATATGTTGAAATGAGAcgaaagattgaaaaaaaaaattgattgaaaatTGTAGCGATGAAATCGACACGTTattataaaagttcaaaaaattaGTTCAAAACTGCAAATatccgtaaaattttaaatttttttacaataagatttaattttttggcGATAGATAGAGTCTAATTATGCTAGTTGTTAGGTGTTAAAATGGgcttaaatcatttaaactctGACATCGGAAATACACTTAGGTTATCTAGCCATTtgatactgttttttttttgtttcaccTCAATCTCTAAATGTTTTCAAGTTCCACCACCATCAGCAAGGggaaaaaaagttattttcagaAAATGGTAATGCTAATTGGAACAAAAACGAAAGTTGAAGGCTGAAACATGAAATAACAGGAGATGATCCAATTATGACAGCTCTTGCACATGGCATGCATCAACCTGTCGCCAACAAATCAAACCTAAACCAAACACTCTGCCAATAATAAGCATACGCATATGCACCAAACCAAACCCATTTCACTCAACACCATGACTCTCCTCTTCGCCATCACCCTCTTCCTCATCTCCTCCGCCACCTCCGCCGCCGCAGACAACAGCAATTTAACAGTCTACGAAGCACTTCAAGAATACAACTTCCCAATCGGGCTCCTCCCAAAAGGAGTGAACAGCTACGAATTAGACTCTTCAACAGGTAAATTCTCAATTAATCTGAATGAAACTTGCAGTTTCAAGATTGACACTTATGATCTCAAGTACGCCACTAAAATAAATGGGGTTATTGAGAAGAATAAGCTGTCGGGCTTGAGCGGTATTCAGGTGAAGGTtttgtttgtttggcttaatatTGTTGAAGTTAGTCGCGTCGGTGACGAGGTTCATTTCTCAGTTGGGATCGCATCTGCTGATTTTTCTATTGGGAATTTTGTGGAGTGTCCTGCTTGTGGATGTGGGTTTAATTGCCGTGATCTGAATTCAAGAGAGATTGAGATTGATAGGcttatttcttcttcttgatttgagttttagtttagtttatttCGTTTTTAACGAGGCATACGCTTTTTGACCTGTTATAAAAATGACGTGGTAAAACTGTTGCGTAAAATAATCACTCATCGATTATAAGGATAGTTAAGCTCAAATCGCTAacatgtttgccttaaatttccaTTATTTATTTACTGCTAAAAGAAACAATTGTAACATTAGTGAAAATTTTGTTATCTAAAACTATCAtcgttttatttttactttcttCTCTATAATGATAGTCataatatttcggttttaaaaaagtaaatttttgattgactatatataattgaatgactcatttaaaagttaatttttttgaaaaaaaaaagaatttcatTAATCAAAGAGCTCATGAATCAACCGGTCAAATATTGAAGGATATCAAAATGGCTATAGTAAGTCCATCACCTGCAGCCTTAAGTTCGCCATTCCAGTCTTTAATGGCCACTCAATTTCAGCATCCACATTACGCTTAACGTATTTCTGTTTTTGATATCCATTTCCGATTATATGCTAAATTGATCTCGTAAGTGTTATTTTGTGTATGAGAACGAGATCTTTTGCATGTTCACTGAAATTCTTCTACATAGCCTTGAACCCATTCCAGAAGTTTGTTTGCGAATTTTTCAAATGCATAGAATTCATAccacattttataaatttgatcgCAAAAGTTTTTTATCAATTGCaatcaaaattacaaaatctatgtagcgttttaaatgtttgcaatTTATCAATTGCAACcaaacttataaaatatttatattttaatatattttatcaatatacatatttaagagatattttatattttaatatatatatttgttattataTGATCATATTTATTGTTTGAtcgcaattaataaaatatataaatattttaatttaaaaagtgaatCATGCAAAAACTTGGACACAATTACAACaaagtttttgaattttaaaaattagctaAATAGATTTCAAAAATGATAAAACGTGTATCTGGGTCTTTAtgctatcaatttttttaaaattagtgctATAAGTTATAATTTGTGTATACTGAATCCTTACACTTTAGATTTATAGACATGAAATTCcgctataaaaaaaatttaatgtgtCAAATCagattgaaaaaattgaaagaaataaagtgcataatttttttttgatcaTATTAACGACGTGAAGAATACGAACGTTTCATTTTCATCGAAAAATCTATACTAAcaagttattaaataaaaaatctaaaaactcagtcttaataaataaaaattaaaaatctagtTTTAAgggtaatgttataaaaatgcataaactatacatgtttttttaatttaatcacgaactttaaaacgtctcaattgtatgcatgaactttcattttttttctcaattcgataAATGGGATCATAATATGATAATGTGGCTGCCAAAAATGATGTCCACCTTAACAaaattacaccaataaatgagtgtcaTGTCATCATATGcatcaaattgagaaaaaatgaaagttcatgcatacaattgagacgttttaaaattcatgattaaattgagaaaacgacAAATTCTTAGGTAAACTCAGTATATCACGTCATTCGTGgactaacctatcatattacgacacgtcattaaaatagtggcattatcgtaattttgtttattatttttttatacatttgaatactaatattacgatagtgccactattttaatgacgtgttataatataatataattaatccacGGATGACCCGGTGCACTGAGtttatctaagaatttctcaaaaaaaacatgcatagtttatgaatttatttaacattaccCCTAAAAGATACCATAACACATATTTAAATATACATTTTGTCTTCACAAACAtaattggcttaattacttaaaaaccactcaccttgaatttttttttcgtttataccctgacctaggaaaaagttcatttataccctgacgtatgtatttatgtttcacctctaccccgatgcactaaattaacctcttttcattaaaaaaaagtttaaaatagttcttcatttttaacctaagctaattagagattaattagaaatgaatttttctctaaatgaaggactattttaaattttttttaaataaaaagaagttAATTTAGTGTcccggggtagaggtgaaacataaacacatacgttagggtataaatgaacttttttctaggtcatgttataaacgaaaaaaaagttcaaggtgggtggtttttaagtaattaagccaaaataaTTTGGCCTAAAAGAAATATAGTACATCATTAGAGCTAAATATTTTTAAGGTCACTAAactatgatatttttataaaacggttggaactataaaaaattataaattggttattaaattgtaatttttttataaaattattaccgAAGTAttaaaggttacaaaataactatcgaactattattttttttacaaaacaattaccaTACTATGCATCTTTTTTTTtccacatcattaaaatgataatccttttataaaaaataattgtttgattaccattttataatttttataatttgaaaatcgttttgtaaaaaaactaatttaataattagtttatattattttataattcaataaccatttaaaaaatatttaacccacATATGCGCCGGTGACATGAGTTGGTCCTCGATAATAACCTTAATCAAAATCCTACTTCTAGTTCTAGCTACCCACTCTTCTGCCACAAAGTTACTCGTCTGTTCGCAACGTGTTGCGTTCCTATCCACCACGTCATTGACAGACATGCAATCCTTAATACGAAACGCCGTCGTATTCCTAAGACTTCTCTGCAAAAATGGTGCCGTCTCCTGTCAAATGTGTCAGCAACATACATCTTAGGTGGCAGCCAAACAACTCCAGTCCAAAATTTTCCCAATTagattattcataaaaaataattaaaatcgtatttaatatttttattcataataaattaacattttaaccAACCAGCTAATACAATTAACGctgttataattataaaaatattatttatttatagataacaataaataattaatggattttaaatataaataatataaaaaaaattgatcttgaaaattgttattttaccTAGACAAAAATTTGAgacaacaaaaatttaaaaaatgtacagTTATATTAGAATGGAggagtaatattttattttaatttaatccaaaatctTCCCAATTACTAgatgtttacaccggcccaaataattaccggatcgaacttcatgtgggcttatcagggattaaggcccaacggaaagcttgtttattattgcttttttctattttattaggagtttgtaGCTCAATAGGAGTAATTTACTTTCAGAGTCTTAGTCCTAGTTAAGTTAGGAGTCTTAGTTAtaaggagctataaatagctcagagctttattatttttgtatcaacaaatcaatcaatcaaaaaccaagcccagtgctttttatcccgcaatctccggattgttttaatttaggagtagttttcggtattaatctcgcctgagtccgtgactcccagattattatcttttagatcacgtggttaagtgtctttaaccaaacaagccctgtgaatatctgcataggttcgttaaagtatcaaacctcaaaccgatcccgattataaattcaaagattcgagtccggaatatttccaggcgaacatcttttggcgactccactggggagcagtttatggttagcacaaaaacggactttaaagacgattccaggcacgctcggtctatacgccgacaacaacggaaggaaggtgacacagtagacgaatcagattcggatagagcagaaaccatggccaaggacaaacaggtgaaccaatcaagCAAGGCGCCGAATACAACGGACGCCGAGGGGAGCCTACCTAAGGACAAGGTCGACGACGCGACCGATGACATGATAGACTACTCACGCCAGCTTCCTCCCtctcgcccttctttatcacaggccgacttctcggccatgaggggcgaaaTAGCGCAAGAGAACAAGCAAatgttcgacggtgctatgcatcagatgtccgaagtaatgaggaacatcatggccgaccaaacgtcggtccagaggcagatccaagggaacttagatggcctcaacaaggcaatgGAGAACCTAGGGCGATTATTCTCTGGGCAATCCGCGGCCGATCAAGGGTACAGAagggccgaacagaaccaaacaccgagccgttttggtcaaccaggtggttcggccgaacaacaacccaacaagatggggtatacatatggttccgttaagctcttaacaaggaacgaggccgagttctcaggaagggccgatcaTCCGGGAGCAAGCTCGTCCAACCCACAAGGCGAGGCTAGACCACAAGGGGAAGCTACTGGAGCCAACACCCAGGAGCCCAACACGGGCGAACGATCGTACTCCGAGGGGGGCGATCCAAGTATATACAATCAAGGGCAACTCGTGGACATGCTAGAAAGGCTCGGGGTGGACCTTCGACCTATGCCTCGCCCATCGTACATGAAACCGTATCCagactggatcgacaagttatatCCTTTCCCAAGGGGGTATAAAGTGCCAGAGTTCAGCTTGTTTTCAGGCGAGGAGAAGGGCCAATCGacggttgaacatgtcgcccgATTTTCAGCCCAGTGCGGCGAAGCAGCCGCTCACGATTTCTGGAAGCTCCGGCTTTTCGCCAGCTCTTTGACGAAAATGGCGTTCACATGGTACTCTAGATTGTCGCCCAATTCGGTGGACACATGGAAGGATCTCGAGATCCTCTTCCATGAAGAGTTTTACAGAgcaccacctgatgtcaccctAGCTGACCTCGCCCGAATCTCCCAGCTACCGAGTGAGTCGGCAGAaaagtatatcggccgatttagaaatctcaggactaggtgctccaccaaaatgtcaGAGGCCGACTGCGTACCTATGGTGGTAAGAGGGATgagtttcgccatgagggaacacttcgagggccacaggtttcgtgacttgttcgagctaacgaacagggtgacgagctacgaaagactcctccaggaaaaagaacagaggagaggcgcatctaAAGGGACCTATTACAAAGACCAGCTTGACGTGGCCTTGGTGTCCGATAGCGAGGATAGTGGTTCCGaggatgaagtcaacatggccgaatttttgggaacgaaacccctggaatgttcggccttgcgaaagcctggCTTTGTTAAAAGGAATAAGACCGCGGTGGTACAAAAAGAGTATTCATTCGACTTGACTAAGGCCGACGACATATTCGATGCCCTGTTGAAGGATGGGCAGATTGCCCTAAGCGAAGGACATACGATTCCACCGTCGGAAGAGCTAGTCGGTAAGGATTATTGCAAGTACCATAATTCCTGGAGGCACAGTACGAACAACTGTGTAAACTTCAGAAACGTGGTTCAGAAGGCGATTAACGAAGGGAAACTTTTGTTCCCAAcaaagaaagaggccgatgcCAAATACGTGTCTATTAACACAGTTCGGCCTCACTTTGATAGCTACCTGGAGCAAGGGCAGATACGGAGCAAGTGGAATCCAAGAAGACCCAAGCCGAGAGTAGAGACCGATGGTTCTAAGTGGCGAGGAGAAAAAAAGGCAACCTCAACAACAGAAGAGGAAGCGATATAACTCGCCTACTGCGGACATGACGTGCCCATCATGCAGTACGTGTTTTAAAGTCAAGGGAAGCGATAacacgaggaagcatcccaagacctttaaaccAAAATCGCCCACAGAAcagtggcagaggcatgagCCACAACGGAGGCCTGCCACTAATGTATTCAAGAGGACatttcggccaacggaggagacccctcgtatgacgaaaacccagaagaggcgaatgcaaaggctgcGACAAGAGTCGCGGGCGAATCACGGGGCAGATTCGGCTCCCAGGGAGCAGCACGGGAGTAGGCCAATAACCGAGAGACTGGGGGCAAGAAGCCAGGCCGACGCGGACACCAAATCACCTGATAGGCGAAATGCCAAGGTAAGGAAGGTATGGATGCCGAAGATTGAAAGACAAGCGGCCGATGTGTCTGCTGCGGCGGTAGTTCACAAGGGTGATGAAGATTCCAGTGGCCGATCGTCCTACAAGGAC
This window contains:
- the LOC126687983 gene encoding uncharacterized protein LOC126687983, with translation MHQTKPISLNTMTLLFAITLFLISSATSAAADNSNLTVYEALQEYNFPIGLLPKGVNSYELDSSTGKFSINLNETCSFKIDTYDLKYATKINGVIEKNKLSGLSGIQVKVLFVWLNIVEVSRVGDEVHFSVGIASADFSIGNFVECPACGCGFNCRDLNSREIEIDRLISSS